In the genome of Streptomyces globosus, one region contains:
- a CDS encoding thiamine pyrophosphate-requiring protein — MTGTKVSDHVLRRLREWGVEYVFAYPGDGINGLLAAWGRAGDRPRFIQSRHEEMSAFQAVGYAKFSGRVGVCAATSGPGAIHLLNGLYDAKLDHVPVVALVGQTDRSAMGGSYQQEVDLATLYKDVASDYCVTVTVPEQFPNAIDRAVRTAYARRTVTAVIVPADVQELDYSPPEHAFKMVPSSLGIADYAPVPSDTDLERAAEVLNAGEKVAVLIGQGARGARPEVERLADVLGAGVAKALLGKDALPDDLPYVTGSIGLLGTRPSYELMRDCDTLLVIGSSFPYTQFMPEFDQARAVQIDIDPHMIGLRYPFEVQLVGDAGDTLRRLLPRLHRKSSRDWRETVEKNTARWWEVMERRASVGADPVNPEYVFHALDPLLPDNAMITADSGSAANWYARHLRMRGTMRGSLSGTLATMGPAVPYAIGAKFAHPDRPVIALVGDGAMQMNGMMELVTAAKYRSEWSDPRFVVAVLNNHDLNQVTWEMRAMSGAPQFEESQAIPDLPYADIARCLGLDGTRVEKPKQVEAAWRNALAAELPFLIDFRTDPAVPPIPPHATLDQIQAAAASVLKGDSDRAAMVRQGFLAKVQELMPVGHHRGGDGHDGGSRKRQ; from the coding sequence ATGACCGGGACCAAGGTCTCCGACCACGTTCTCCGGCGTTTGAGGGAGTGGGGCGTCGAGTACGTCTTCGCCTATCCGGGTGACGGCATCAACGGTCTGCTCGCGGCCTGGGGGCGGGCCGGGGACCGACCGCGGTTCATCCAGTCGCGCCACGAGGAGATGTCCGCCTTCCAGGCGGTGGGGTACGCCAAGTTCTCGGGCCGGGTCGGGGTCTGCGCGGCCACCTCGGGGCCGGGCGCGATCCATCTCCTCAACGGCCTGTACGACGCCAAGCTCGACCACGTCCCCGTCGTCGCCCTCGTGGGGCAGACCGACCGCAGCGCCATGGGAGGCTCGTACCAGCAGGAGGTGGACCTCGCCACCCTCTACAAGGACGTCGCCTCGGACTACTGCGTCACCGTGACCGTCCCCGAGCAGTTCCCCAACGCCATCGACCGGGCCGTGCGGACGGCGTACGCCCGGCGCACCGTGACGGCGGTGATCGTCCCGGCGGACGTGCAGGAACTCGACTACAGCCCGCCGGAGCACGCCTTCAAGATGGTGCCCTCCAGCCTGGGCATCGCCGACTACGCCCCGGTGCCCTCCGACACCGACCTGGAGCGGGCCGCCGAGGTGCTCAACGCGGGCGAGAAGGTCGCCGTCCTCATCGGGCAGGGCGCACGAGGCGCGCGGCCCGAGGTCGAACGCCTCGCCGACGTCCTCGGCGCCGGTGTGGCCAAGGCCCTGCTGGGCAAGGACGCCCTGCCCGACGACCTGCCCTACGTGACCGGCTCGATCGGGCTGCTCGGCACCCGGCCGTCGTACGAGCTGATGCGGGACTGCGACACCCTGCTCGTGATCGGCTCCAGCTTCCCCTACACCCAGTTCATGCCCGAGTTCGACCAGGCCCGCGCCGTGCAGATCGACATCGACCCGCACATGATCGGTCTGCGGTACCCCTTCGAGGTGCAGCTGGTCGGCGACGCGGGCGACACCCTGCGCCGCCTGCTGCCCCGCCTGCACCGCAAGAGCAGCCGGGACTGGCGGGAGACCGTGGAGAAGAACACCGCCCGCTGGTGGGAGGTGATGGAGCGGCGGGCCTCGGTGGGCGCCGACCCGGTCAACCCCGAGTACGTCTTCCACGCCCTCGACCCCCTGCTTCCGGACAACGCCATGATCACCGCGGACTCGGGGTCGGCGGCCAACTGGTACGCCCGCCACCTGCGCATGCGCGGCACCATGCGCGGCTCCCTGTCCGGGACCCTCGCCACCATGGGCCCGGCGGTTCCGTACGCCATCGGCGCCAAGTTCGCCCACCCCGACCGTCCCGTCATCGCCCTGGTCGGCGACGGGGCCATGCAGATGAACGGCATGATGGAGCTGGTGACCGCGGCCAAGTACCGCTCCGAGTGGTCTGACCCCCGCTTCGTGGTGGCCGTGCTCAACAACCACGATCTCAACCAGGTCACCTGGGAGATGCGGGCCATGTCGGGCGCCCCCCAGTTCGAGGAGTCGCAGGCGATCCCCGACCTGCCGTACGCCGACATCGCCCGCTGCCTGGGCCTGGACGGGACGCGGGTGGAGAAGCCCAAGCAGGTCGAGGCCGCGTGGCGGAACGCGCTCGCCGCGGAGCTCCCCTTCCTCATCGACTTCCGCACGGACCCCGCCGTGCCGCCGATTCCGCCGCACGCCACCCTCGACCAGATACAGGCGGCCGCCGCCTCCGTCCTCAAGGGGGACAGCGATCGGGCGGCCATGGTCCGGCAGGGCTTCCTGGCGAAGGTGCAGGAACTCATGCCCGTCGGCCACCACCGGGGCGGTGACGGACACGACGGCGGTTCCCGGAAACGGCAGTGA
- a CDS encoding site-2 protease family protein — protein sequence MTAVKPTFSLGTIAGVRVGVHWSVLVIVAVIALVLSGRLPAAHPGRPGWQYAVTTLVAAAFLLLSLLAHELSHAVVARRNGVAVGDITLWLLGGMARLGGEPPTPGAEARIAGVGPLVSLLLGLLFGLLAGAAAAALGAGLAVEALAWLGGINVLLAVFNALPAAPLDGGRLLRAVVWRRTGDRLRATAVATGASRLLGWALVAVGLLLVLRGVPLSGIWIVLVGWFLVAVATAEGSQAKLEELLSGVTVGEAMGRDPVTVPASLAVGRFLAAPQFRFRHSAFPVVDADRRPVGLVSVNAAARVPEERHGTTRVADVMIPIEEVPTPHPGDPLTGVLPVLESSPAHRAVVLAGGAVVGVVTSSDVSRVTSWLASSRWRKRAV from the coding sequence GTGACTGCCGTGAAGCCGACGTTCTCCCTGGGCACGATCGCCGGCGTGCGGGTGGGCGTGCACTGGAGCGTCCTGGTCATCGTCGCGGTGATCGCACTGGTTCTCTCCGGCCGGCTTCCCGCTGCCCATCCGGGCCGCCCGGGCTGGCAGTACGCGGTCACCACCCTGGTCGCCGCGGCGTTCCTGCTGCTGTCCCTGCTTGCCCACGAACTCAGCCACGCGGTCGTGGCCCGCCGCAACGGCGTCGCCGTCGGGGACATCACGCTGTGGCTCCTGGGAGGCATGGCCCGGCTCGGGGGTGAACCCCCCACGCCCGGCGCGGAAGCGCGCATCGCGGGTGTCGGCCCACTGGTCAGCCTGCTGCTGGGTCTGCTGTTCGGCCTCCTGGCCGGCGCCGCCGCGGCCGCCCTCGGCGCGGGGCTCGCCGTCGAGGCCCTGGCCTGGCTGGGCGGCATCAACGTGCTCCTGGCCGTCTTCAACGCCCTGCCCGCAGCGCCGCTCGACGGCGGACGACTGCTCAGGGCAGTGGTCTGGCGCCGGACCGGGGACCGGCTGCGGGCCACCGCCGTGGCGACGGGCGCCAGCCGGCTGCTGGGCTGGGCACTGGTCGCCGTCGGGCTGCTCCTGGTCCTGCGCGGAGTGCCGCTCAGCGGCATATGGATCGTCCTCGTCGGCTGGTTCCTCGTCGCCGTGGCGACAGCGGAAGGCAGCCAGGCCAAGCTGGAGGAACTGCTGAGCGGGGTCACCGTCGGAGAGGCCATGGGGCGCGACCCGGTGACCGTGCCCGCCTCGCTCGCCGTCGGCCGGTTCCTCGCCGCGCCGCAGTTCCGCTTCCGCCACTCCGCGTTCCCCGTGGTCGACGCCGACCGCCGTCCGGTCGGCCTGGTGAGCGTCAACGCCGCCGCCCGCGTACCGGAGGAAAGGCACGGCACGACGCGAGTGGCCGACGTGATGATCCCGATCGAGGAGGTCCCCACCCCGCACCCCGGCGATCCGCTGACCGGCGTCCTGCCCGTGCTGGAGAGCAGCCCGGCCCACCGTGCTGTCGTCCTGGCGGGCGGCGCGGTCGTCGGCGTGGTCACCAGCTCCGACGTCAGCCGGGTGACGTCGTGGCTTGCCTCTTCCCGGTGGCGGAAGCGGGCCGTCTGA
- a CDS encoding PRC-barrel domain-containing protein, with the protein MKRFGEVLRMPVVVSDTAEQLGPVTGLVLAASPARVEALRMRSSRGDEFVPWEAVRSVGPDAVMVTRTTDSFAEADADGPYHDPRGKALFTDRGQRLGEVRECTFDESDGGLAGLTTEAGEVEGGRLLAVGDFAVVVKDEEAPPESTD; encoded by the coding sequence ATGAAGCGGTTCGGTGAGGTCCTGCGCATGCCCGTAGTGGTCTCTGACACTGCCGAGCAGCTGGGCCCGGTGACCGGTCTGGTGCTGGCTGCGTCTCCGGCCCGCGTGGAGGCCTTGCGGATGCGTTCCTCTCGCGGCGACGAATTCGTCCCGTGGGAGGCGGTGCGCTCCGTCGGTCCGGACGCGGTCATGGTCACCCGCACGACGGACTCCTTCGCCGAAGCGGACGCGGACGGCCCGTACCACGACCCCCGGGGAAAGGCCCTGTTCACCGACCGGGGGCAGCGTCTCGGAGAAGTCCGCGAGTGCACGTTCGACGAATCCGACGGCGGGTTGGCCGGCCTGACCACGGAGGCCGGGGAGGTCGAGGGCGGCCGTCTCCTCGCAGTGGGCGACTTCGCCGTGGTGGTCAAGGACGAGGAAGCACCGCCCGAATCCACTGACTGA
- a CDS encoding PRC-barrel domain-containing protein, which translates to MTFLIRIGDVVGLPVVTLEGDAIAQVKDVVLDAGDGRVTMFTLSGRGLLAGPRHEVLPWANVHALGSDAVMVADRSAVVGPDETEQAEAPGAGVGGAAVLTSEGEHMGKVTDVVLDVGDDVARSVGYEVKLGHREAGWTTALLPVPLPLAATDENVVVPAMSLRFTAENLEDFPEAARGLEQALKEAS; encoded by the coding sequence ATGACGTTTCTCATTCGCATCGGCGACGTCGTCGGACTGCCGGTGGTCACGTTGGAGGGAGATGCGATCGCCCAGGTCAAGGACGTGGTTCTGGATGCGGGGGACGGCCGGGTGACGATGTTCACGCTCAGTGGCCGCGGCCTGCTCGCAGGCCCGCGCCACGAGGTGCTGCCCTGGGCGAACGTCCACGCCCTCGGCTCGGACGCCGTCATGGTCGCCGACCGGTCGGCCGTGGTCGGACCGGACGAGACGGAACAGGCCGAGGCACCGGGCGCCGGTGTGGGCGGCGCTGCCGTCCTCACCTCCGAGGGCGAGCACATGGGCAAGGTCACCGATGTGGTCCTCGACGTGGGTGACGATGTCGCCCGGTCGGTGGGGTACGAGGTGAAACTGGGCCACCGGGAAGCCGGCTGGACCACCGCCCTGCTGCCCGTGCCCCTTCCGCTCGCCGCCACCGACGAGAACGTCGTGGTGCCCGCGATGTCGCTCAGGTTCACGGCAGAGAACCTCGAAGACTTCCCCGAGGCCGCCCGCGGTCTGGAGCAGGCGTTGAAGGAGGCGTCATGA
- a CDS encoding tetratricopeptide repeat protein: protein MDARSTYFEHGTAAERWARARLFFDAKEYGPAVGILEGLAGEAPEQLAPRLLLARAYYHSARLARAEAELRAILERWPVEDYARLLLGRALERQGRSAEAAPHLRLAAAMAGEFPE, encoded by the coding sequence ATGGACGCGCGCAGCACGTATTTCGAGCACGGCACGGCGGCCGAGCGCTGGGCGCGCGCCCGGCTCTTCTTCGACGCGAAGGAGTACGGGCCGGCCGTCGGGATCCTTGAGGGGCTGGCCGGCGAGGCGCCCGAGCAGCTCGCGCCGAGGCTGCTGCTGGCCCGCGCGTACTACCACTCCGCCCGGCTGGCGCGCGCCGAGGCGGAGCTGCGCGCCATCCTGGAGCGCTGGCCGGTGGAGGACTACGCCCGGCTGCTGCTCGGCCGCGCGCTGGAGCGGCAGGGCCGCTCCGCGGAGGCGGCGCCCCACCTGCGGCTCGCCGCGGCGATGGCCGGCGAGTTCCCCGAGTAG
- a CDS encoding glycoside hydrolase family 15 protein, with the protein MPIAASGRCEVCGGTSSTPRSWHGPASTEPCTPYRHGLPGPVDRWAAVRDEIPREVCSRGFDTGRNTFTQYYGSRELDAALLLLPRVGFLPWSDPRVRGTVDAVRRELSEDGSLMRYRQGPAPAGGTTRASTGWTGLPAARGSSSPARSGWWTPCTARGARARRRSCSKGSSACATTWVS; encoded by the coding sequence ATCCCGATCGCGGCATCCGGGAGGTGCGAGGTCTGCGGCGGCACTTCGTCTACTCCAAGGTCATGGCATGGGCCGGCCTCGACCGAGCCGTGCACACCGTACCGACACGGCCTGCCCGGCCCGGTCGACCGCTGGGCTGCGGTACGCGACGAGATCCCCCGCGAGGTCTGCTCCCGCGGCTTCGACACCGGGCGCAACACCTTCACCCAGTACTACGGCTCCCGGGAGCTCGACGCGGCTCTCCTTCTGCTGCCCCGCGTCGGGTTCCTGCCCTGGAGCGACCCGCGCGTCCGCGGCACCGTCGACGCCGTACGACGCGAGCTGTCCGAGGACGGATCCCTGATGCGCTACCGCCAGGGGCCGGCCCCGGCCGGGGGCACGACGAGGGCATCGACCGGGTGGACGGGCTTGCCGGCCGCGAGGGGGTCTTCCTCGCCTGCACGTTCTGGCTGGTGGACGCCCTGCACTGCACGGGGAGCACGGGCGAGGCGGAGAAGCTGTTCGAAAGGCTCCTCGGCCTGCGCAACGACGTGGGTCTCCTGA
- a CDS encoding pirin family protein, protein MSNLERQPALSACGGRGFVVAEPVRELLSPRTVKLGESSEVRRLLPNLGRRMVGAWCFVDHYGPDDIAGEPGMQVAPHPHTGLQTVSWLHDGEVLHRDSTGSLQTIRPRELGLMTSGRGISHSEESPRDHSRLLHGAQLWVALPDAHRHVEPHFQHHAALPRVTASGVDATVILGTLDTAASPGTAYSPIVGADIALAEGTEAKLPLEPDFEYAVLSMSGEAHVDGVPVLPGSMLYLGCGRTELPLRATSDAGLMLLGGEPFEEEIVMFWNWIGRSHDDIAQAREDWTTGTRFGEVKGYDGPPIPAPELPPTHLKPRGRVR, encoded by the coding sequence ATGAGCAATCTCGAGCGCCAGCCGGCCCTCTCCGCCTGCGGCGGACGGGGCTTCGTCGTGGCCGAACCGGTCCGCGAGCTCCTCAGCCCCCGGACGGTCAAGCTGGGCGAGTCCTCCGAGGTCCGCCGCCTCCTGCCGAACCTGGGCCGCCGCATGGTGGGCGCCTGGTGCTTCGTCGACCACTACGGGCCCGACGACATCGCGGGCGAGCCCGGCATGCAGGTCGCGCCCCACCCGCACACGGGTCTCCAGACGGTGAGCTGGCTGCACGACGGCGAGGTCCTGCACCGCGACAGCACGGGCAGCCTGCAGACGATCCGCCCGCGCGAACTCGGCCTGATGACCTCCGGCCGCGGCATCAGCCACTCCGAGGAGAGCCCCCGTGACCACAGCCGCCTCCTGCACGGCGCCCAGCTGTGGGTGGCGCTCCCCGACGCCCACCGCCACGTCGAGCCGCACTTCCAGCACCACGCGGCCCTTCCGCGCGTGACCGCGTCCGGCGTGGACGCCACGGTCATCCTGGGCACCCTGGACACGGCGGCCTCGCCGGGAACGGCGTACAGCCCGATCGTCGGCGCCGACATCGCCCTCGCGGAGGGCACCGAGGCGAAGCTGCCGCTGGAGCCGGACTTCGAGTACGCGGTCCTGTCGATGTCGGGCGAGGCGCACGTCGACGGCGTCCCGGTCCTGCCCGGCTCGATGCTCTACCTCGGCTGCGGCCGCACGGAACTCCCGCTCCGCGCCACGTCGGACGCCGGCCTGATGCTCCTGGGCGGCGAACCGTTCGAGGAGGAGATCGTGATGTTCTGGAACTGGATCGGCCGCTCGCACGACGACATCGCGCAGGCCCGCGAAGACTGGACGACCGGCACCCGCTTCGGCGAGGTCAAGGGCTACGACGGCCCTCCGATCCCTGCCCCCGAACTGCCCCCCACGCACCTGAAGCCCAGGGGAAGAGTGCGTTGA
- a CDS encoding methyltransferase, with amino-acid sequence MNRLTTPFGSHELTRFPEDPRDRLRAWDAADEYLLRHLHGGTGERGPVDLSAAAGRITVFGDRWGALATALAAYRPVQITDSYLTRAATGANLRRAGVPEGAVTLLTTQDAPPERIDVLLVRVPKSLALLEDQLLRLAPHVHAGTVVVGAGMVKEIHTSTLDLFERILGPTRTSLAEKKARLIFCTPDPAAGEGTPSGGGSRWPLAYTLDGDAGSGAGLTAVNHAGIFCADRLDVGTRFFLQSIPNNTAGARVVDLGCGNGIVGTAVAVADPEAEVVFADESYQAVASARATYEANVPGGSRRGRAEFLVGDGLAMLPAASVDLVLSNPPFHSHQATTDATALRMFAQSRRALRPGGELWIVANRHLGYHTHLRRLFGNSEVVAGEPRFVVLRAVKREKRPRPM; translated from the coding sequence ATGAACCGCCTGACCACGCCTTTCGGCTCCCACGAGCTCACCCGCTTCCCCGAGGACCCGCGCGACCGGCTCCGCGCCTGGGACGCCGCCGACGAGTACCTGCTGCGCCACCTGCACGGCGGCACCGGCGAGCGGGGCCCGGTGGACCTGTCCGCCGCCGCCGGGCGGATCACCGTCTTCGGGGACCGGTGGGGTGCGCTGGCGACGGCCCTGGCCGCGTACCGGCCGGTGCAGATCACCGACTCCTACCTGACCCGGGCGGCCACCGGGGCCAACCTGCGGCGGGCCGGCGTGCCCGAGGGCGCCGTGACGCTGCTGACCACGCAGGACGCTCCGCCGGAGCGGATCGACGTCCTGCTGGTGCGGGTGCCGAAGAGCCTGGCGCTGCTGGAGGACCAGCTGCTGCGGCTGGCGCCGCACGTCCACGCGGGCACGGTCGTCGTCGGCGCCGGCATGGTCAAGGAGATCCACACCTCCACCCTGGACCTCTTCGAGCGGATCCTCGGCCCGACGCGGACCTCCCTCGCGGAGAAGAAGGCCCGGCTGATCTTCTGTACGCCGGATCCCGCGGCCGGTGAGGGGACCCCCTCGGGTGGCGGCTCGCGGTGGCCGCTCGCGTACACGCTGGACGGGGACGCCGGCTCGGGCGCCGGTCTGACCGCCGTCAACCACGCGGGGATCTTCTGCGCGGACCGCCTCGACGTCGGCACCCGCTTCTTCCTGCAGAGCATCCCGAACAACACGGCCGGCGCCCGCGTCGTCGACCTCGGCTGCGGCAACGGCATCGTCGGCACGGCGGTCGCGGTCGCCGACCCGGAAGCGGAGGTCGTCTTCGCCGACGAGTCGTACCAGGCGGTCGCCTCGGCGCGGGCCACGTACGAGGCCAACGTGCCCGGCGGGTCCCGCCGGGGGCGGGCGGAGTTCCTCGTCGGCGACGGGCTGGCGATGCTGCCCGCCGCCTCCGTGGACCTCGTCCTCAGCAATCCGCCGTTCCACTCGCACCAGGCGACGACGGACGCGACCGCGCTGCGGATGTTCGCGCAGTCGCGGCGCGCGCTGCGCCCGGGCGGCGAGCTGTGGATCGTCGCCAACCGGCATCTGGGCTACCACACACACCTGCGCCGCCTGTTCGGCAACAGCGAAGTCGTCGCCGGCGAACCGCGGTTCGTGGTGCTGCGCGCGGTGAAGCGGGAGAAGCGTCCGCGCCCCATGTGA
- a CDS encoding DUF2180 family protein, which produces MNCYECAAGSGPPRVAVAVCRECGVGLCTGHARVETHELLRPAGLGKTTTDLPARRVVCPVCAAAEASVPGPV; this is translated from the coding sequence ATGAACTGCTACGAGTGCGCCGCCGGATCGGGCCCGCCCCGGGTTGCCGTCGCGGTCTGCCGGGAGTGCGGGGTGGGCCTGTGCACCGGGCACGCCCGCGTCGAGACGCACGAGCTGCTGCGCCCCGCGGGACTGGGCAAGACCACGACGGACCTGCCCGCCCGCCGGGTCGTCTGCCCCGTGTGCGCCGCGGCCGAGGCGAGCGTGCCCGGTCCCGTCTGA
- the nhaA gene encoding Na+/H+ antiporter NhaA, with product MAEKEPPDRPSFLGLLPGAEQRSLAEILRAETFGGLVLLVAAFLALVWANSPLSDSYERVREFAFGPPGLGLHLSVAHWTADGLLTVFFLVAGIEVKREFVHGELRTPSTAALPVVAAVCGMAVPGALYVLITVLGGGSLQGWAVPMATDIAFALGVLAVISTHLPASLRAFLLTLAVVDDLGAIAIIAVFFTDDLNLPALGGALAGLLVFALLQFRRVRGWWWYVPLALTIWASTYNSGVHATVAGVAMGLMLRARGRRGEGSSAGARTAHRLRPFSAAVAVPLFALFAAGVPLSGSAIAGVFTSPESLGVVIGLTVGKTVGVLGGGYLAARFTRARLNPELEWSDVFGLAALAGIGFTIALLFSELAFPGSGTAERVKAAVLIASVTSAAVAGVVLRRRNAVYRRMSQEEEGGGAADEDASGSGRGNGN from the coding sequence ATGGCCGAGAAGGAGCCCCCCGACCGTCCGTCCTTCCTCGGACTGCTGCCCGGGGCCGAGCAGCGCTCGCTCGCGGAGATCCTGCGCGCCGAGACGTTCGGCGGGCTCGTCCTCCTGGTTGCGGCGTTCCTCGCCCTGGTGTGGGCGAACAGCCCTCTCAGCGACAGCTACGAGCGGGTCCGGGAATTCGCTTTCGGGCCTCCCGGACTCGGCCTCCACCTCTCCGTCGCCCACTGGACCGCCGACGGCCTGCTCACCGTCTTCTTCCTCGTCGCCGGGATCGAGGTCAAGCGCGAGTTCGTGCACGGCGAGCTGCGCACCCCGTCCACGGCGGCCCTCCCCGTGGTCGCCGCGGTGTGCGGCATGGCGGTCCCCGGGGCCCTCTACGTGCTCATCACCGTGCTCGGCGGCGGCAGTCTCCAGGGCTGGGCCGTGCCGATGGCCACGGACATCGCCTTCGCCCTGGGCGTCCTCGCCGTGATCTCCACGCATCTTCCGGCCTCACTGCGCGCCTTCCTGCTCACGCTCGCCGTCGTCGACGACCTGGGTGCCATCGCCATCATCGCCGTCTTCTTCACGGACGACCTGAACCTCCCCGCCCTCGGCGGCGCCCTTGCCGGGCTCCTGGTCTTCGCCCTCCTGCAGTTCCGCCGGGTCCGGGGCTGGTGGTGGTACGTGCCGCTGGCGCTCACGATCTGGGCTTCGACGTACAACAGCGGGGTGCACGCCACGGTGGCGGGCGTCGCCATGGGCCTGATGCTGCGTGCCCGAGGCCGCCGGGGCGAGGGTTCCTCCGCGGGCGCCCGCACCGCCCACCGGCTGCGCCCCTTCTCGGCAGCCGTCGCCGTGCCGCTCTTCGCACTGTTCGCCGCCGGCGTTCCGCTGTCCGGCAGCGCGATCGCCGGTGTCTTCACCAGTCCCGAATCGCTCGGGGTCGTGATCGGCCTGACCGTGGGGAAGACCGTGGGGGTGCTCGGCGGCGGCTACCTCGCCGCCCGTTTCACCCGGGCGCGGCTCAACCCGGAGCTCGAGTGGTCCGATGTCTTCGGCCTCGCCGCGCTCGCCGGGATCGGCTTCACCATCGCGCTGCTCTTCAGCGAGCTCGCCTTCCCCGGTTCCGGGACGGCAGAACGCGTCAAGGCCGCGGTCCTGATCGCCTCAGTCACCTCCGCCGCGGTCGCCGGCGTGGTACTGCGACGCCGCAACGCCGTCTACCGGCGCATGTCCCAGGAAGAAGAGGGCGGCGGAGCAGCCGACGAGGACGCGAGCGGATCCGGCAGGGGGAACGGCAACTGA